In Bacillus methanolicus, the following proteins share a genomic window:
- the rpoC gene encoding DNA-directed RNA polymerase subunit beta', whose amino-acid sequence MLDVNNFEYMKIGLASPDKIRSWSYGEVKKPETINYRTLKPEKDGLFCERIFGPQKDWECHCGKYKRVRYKGVVCDRCGVEVTRAKVRRERMGHIELAAPVSHIWYFKGIPSRMGLVLDMSPRALEEVIYFASYVVTEPGDTPLEKKQLLSEKEYRAYREKYGNKFQASMGAEAIKKLLQDIDLEKEVEILKEELRTAQGQRRTRAIKRLEVLEAFRNSGNEPSWMILDVLPVIPPELRPMVQLDGGRFATSDLNDLYRRVINRNNRLKRLLDLGAPSIIVQNEKRMLQEAVDALIDNGRRGRPVTGPGNRPLKSLSHMLKGKQGRFRQNLLGKRVDYSGRSVIVVGPNLKMYQCGLPKEMALELFKPFVMKELVEKGLAHNIKSAKRKIERVQPEVWDVLEEVIKEHPVLLNRAPTLHRLGIQAFEPTLVEGRAIRLHPLVCTAYNADFDGDQMAVHVPLSAEAQAEARLLMLAAQNILNPKDGKPVVTPSQDMVLGNYYLTLERAGAEGEGMVFKDTNEALLAYQNGYVHLHTRIAIHAGSLNNPTFTEEQNKKLLVTTVGKLIFNEILPASFPYINEPTKTNLEEKTPEKYFVDPGTDVKALIKEMPLVEPFKKKILGSIIAEVFKRYKITETSKMLDRMKDLGFKYSTKAGITVGVADIVVLGEKKEIIDEAERKVDNVIKQFRRGLITEDERYDRVISIWSSAKDTIQAKLMKSLDKMNPIFMMSDSGARGNASNFTQLAGMRGLMANPAGRIIELPIKASFREGLTVLEYFISTHGARKGLADTALKTADSGYLTRRLVDVAQDVIVREDDCGTDRGLLVRALTDGTEVIEPLEERLIGRYARKAVRHPETNEVIVPENGLITEDLANEIVQANIEEVWIRSAFTCNTRHGVCKKCYGRNLATGQEVEVGEAVGIIAAQSIGEPGTQLTMRTFHTGGVAGDDITQGLPRIQELFEARNPKGQAVISEIDGVVVGINEGRDRQHEIVIQGEVETRTYTAPYTARLKVDVNDRVERGQELTEGSVDPKELLKVKDVSAVQEYLLREVQKVYRMQGVEIGDKHIEVMVRQMLRKVRVIDAGETDVLPGTLLDIHQFRDANEKALLEGKLPATGRPVLLGITKASLETDSFLSAASFQETTRVLTDAAIKGKRDELLGLKENVIIGKLVPAGTGMQRYRKAKPILKDETAEAPITVE is encoded by the coding sequence TTGCTAGATGTGAACAATTTTGAGTATATGAAAATAGGTCTCGCTTCACCTGATAAAATCCGTTCTTGGTCATATGGTGAAGTAAAAAAACCTGAAACGATCAACTATCGTACTTTAAAACCAGAAAAAGATGGTCTTTTCTGTGAACGTATCTTCGGCCCTCAAAAAGACTGGGAATGCCATTGCGGAAAATATAAAAGAGTCCGCTACAAAGGTGTTGTCTGTGATCGATGCGGCGTTGAAGTTACTCGTGCAAAAGTACGCCGTGAACGCATGGGGCATATTGAATTAGCTGCGCCGGTATCCCATATCTGGTACTTTAAAGGGATTCCGAGCCGAATGGGGCTTGTTCTTGATATGTCCCCGCGTGCTCTTGAAGAAGTTATTTATTTTGCTTCTTATGTCGTTACTGAACCAGGTGACACTCCATTAGAAAAGAAGCAACTTTTATCAGAAAAAGAATACCGCGCATACCGCGAAAAGTACGGAAATAAATTCCAGGCTTCAATGGGTGCGGAAGCGATTAAAAAACTTCTTCAAGATATTGATCTTGAAAAAGAAGTTGAGATCTTAAAAGAAGAACTAAGAACTGCTCAAGGACAGCGCCGCACTCGTGCAATTAAGCGCCTCGAGGTGCTTGAAGCATTCCGTAATTCCGGAAATGAACCGTCCTGGATGATTCTTGATGTTCTTCCGGTTATTCCTCCGGAGCTTCGTCCGATGGTTCAGCTGGACGGAGGACGCTTTGCGACTTCAGATCTTAACGATTTGTACAGACGGGTTATTAACCGGAACAATCGTTTAAAACGATTATTAGATCTTGGAGCTCCAAGCATTATTGTTCAGAACGAAAAACGTATGCTTCAAGAAGCGGTCGACGCATTAATAGATAATGGACGCCGCGGCCGTCCTGTAACCGGACCGGGAAACCGTCCGTTGAAATCACTTTCCCACATGCTTAAAGGGAAACAGGGCCGTTTCCGCCAAAACTTGCTTGGTAAGCGTGTAGACTATTCAGGTCGTTCTGTTATCGTAGTTGGTCCAAACCTTAAAATGTACCAATGCGGACTTCCGAAAGAAATGGCGCTTGAACTGTTCAAGCCATTTGTGATGAAGGAGCTTGTTGAAAAAGGTTTAGCCCATAATATTAAATCTGCTAAACGAAAAATTGAAAGAGTTCAGCCTGAAGTGTGGGATGTTTTAGAAGAAGTCATTAAAGAACACCCTGTTCTTCTAAACCGTGCCCCTACTTTGCACAGACTTGGAATTCAAGCGTTTGAGCCAACGCTCGTAGAAGGCCGGGCCATCCGTTTGCATCCGCTCGTATGTACTGCTTATAACGCAGACTTTGACGGCGACCAAATGGCGGTTCACGTGCCGCTTTCAGCAGAAGCTCAAGCAGAAGCACGTCTACTAATGCTTGCTGCCCAAAACATTCTAAACCCTAAAGATGGTAAACCGGTTGTTACACCTTCTCAGGACATGGTATTAGGCAACTATTACTTGACATTGGAAAGAGCAGGAGCAGAAGGCGAAGGAATGGTATTCAAAGATACAAATGAAGCATTGCTTGCCTATCAAAACGGCTATGTTCATTTGCATACACGCATTGCCATTCATGCCGGCTCACTAAACAATCCGACATTTACGGAAGAACAAAACAAAAAATTGCTTGTAACAACAGTTGGTAAATTAATCTTTAATGAAATTTTACCTGCATCATTCCCTTACATTAACGAACCTACAAAGACAAATCTTGAGGAAAAAACACCTGAGAAATACTTTGTAGATCCGGGAACAGATGTAAAGGCATTGATCAAAGAAATGCCGCTGGTTGAACCATTTAAGAAGAAAATCCTCGGAAGTATCATTGCGGAAGTATTTAAACGGTACAAGATCACTGAAACTTCTAAAATGCTTGACCGCATGAAGGACCTTGGATTTAAATATTCTACGAAAGCCGGTATTACGGTTGGTGTTGCTGACATTGTCGTATTGGGCGAAAAGAAAGAAATCATCGATGAAGCCGAAAGAAAAGTCGACAATGTGATAAAGCAATTCAGACGCGGCTTAATCACGGAAGACGAGCGCTATGACCGAGTAATCTCGATTTGGAGTTCTGCAAAAGATACCATTCAGGCAAAACTTATGAAATCATTGGATAAAATGAATCCAATCTTTATGATGAGTGATTCCGGTGCCCGCGGTAACGCGTCGAACTTTACGCAGTTAGCCGGTATGCGCGGACTCATGGCCAACCCGGCAGGACGGATTATTGAATTGCCGATTAAAGCTAGTTTCCGTGAAGGTTTAACCGTATTAGAATATTTCATATCAACACACGGTGCCCGTAAAGGTCTTGCAGATACGGCTCTTAAAACAGCAGATTCCGGCTATCTAACACGCCGTCTTGTTGACGTAGCGCAGGATGTAATCGTTCGGGAAGATGATTGCGGCACAGACCGGGGATTATTAGTAAGAGCTTTAACGGATGGAACAGAAGTGATCGAACCGCTCGAGGAACGCTTAATCGGGCGATATGCAAGAAAAGCGGTAAGACATCCGGAAACTAACGAGGTTATTGTACCTGAGAACGGATTAATTACGGAAGATCTGGCAAATGAAATTGTCCAAGCAAACATAGAAGAAGTATGGATTCGTTCAGCCTTCACATGTAACACAAGACACGGTGTATGTAAAAAATGCTACGGCCGCAACTTAGCTACCGGCCAGGAAGTGGAAGTAGGCGAAGCAGTCGGTATCATTGCTGCTCAATCAATCGGTGAGCCGGGTACACAGTTAACTATGCGTACTTTCCATACCGGCGGGGTTGCTGGAGATGATATTACTCAAGGTTTACCTCGTATCCAGGAGTTGTTTGAAGCACGAAACCCGAAAGGTCAAGCTGTTATTTCTGAAATTGACGGTGTCGTTGTTGGAATTAACGAAGGACGTGACCGCCAGCACGAAATTGTCATCCAGGGTGAAGTGGAAACCCGCACATACACAGCACCATATACAGCGCGCTTAAAAGTAGATGTAAATGATCGTGTTGAGCGCGGCCAGGAGTTAACCGAAGGTTCGGTCGATCCGAAAGAATTACTAAAAGTAAAAGACGTATCTGCCGTACAAGAATACTTGCTTCGTGAAGTTCAAAAGGTATATCGTATGCAAGGGGTAGAAATCGGCGACAAGCACATTGAAGTTATGGTTAGACAAATGCTTCGTAAAGTGCGTGTGATCGATGCCGGTGAAACAGATGTATTACCAGGTACTCTGCTTGATATTCATCAATTTAGAGATGCCAACGAAAAAGCCCTTCTTGAAGGAAAACTTCCGGCTACCGGACGCCCTGTGCTGCTCGGTATTACGAAAGCATCCTTGGAAACAGATTCGTTCTTGTCTGCAGCATCCTTCCAGGAAACAACAAGAGTACTTACAGATGCTGCAATCAAAGGCAAACGCGATGAATTACTTGGCTTAAAAGAAAATGTTATCATCGGTAAGTTAGTTCCAGCTGGTACAGGAATGCAACGTTATCGTAAAGCAAAACCAATCTTAAAGGATGAAACTGCAGAAGCTCCTATTACAGTTGAGTAG
- a CDS encoding 50S ribosomal protein L7ae-like protein: MSYEKVSQARNIVVGTKQSVKALKSGIVMELVIANDADPNLTAKAVDVAKEMNVPITRVDSMKKLGKACGIEVGAATVAIIR, encoded by the coding sequence ATGTCTTATGAAAAAGTATCACAGGCAAGAAACATTGTTGTAGGAACAAAGCAATCGGTGAAAGCTCTTAAATCCGGGATCGTAATGGAACTAGTAATTGCCAATGATGCTGATCCTAACCTGACGGCAAAGGCTGTCGATGTCGCAAAGGAAATGAATGTTCCGATAACCCGCGTTGACTCAATGAAAAAACTCGGGAAAGCATGCGGGATTGAAGTTGGAGCTGCCACTGTAGCAATTATCCGTTAA
- the rpsL gene encoding 30S ribosomal protein S12 produces the protein MPTINQLVRKPRKSVAEKSKSPALNKGYNSFKKVQTNVYSPQKRGVCTRVGTMTPKKPNSALRKYARVRLTNGIEVTAYIPGIGHNLQEHSVVLIRGGRVKDLPGVRYHIVRGALDTAGVNNRMQGRSKYGTKKPKAAKK, from the coding sequence ATGCCTACAATTAACCAATTAGTGCGTAAGCCTCGTAAATCAGTAGCAGAAAAATCAAAATCACCTGCACTTAACAAAGGCTACAACAGCTTTAAAAAGGTGCAAACAAACGTATATTCACCACAAAAACGCGGTGTATGTACACGTGTTGGTACAATGACTCCGAAAAAACCGAACTCAGCGCTTCGTAAATATGCTCGTGTTCGTTTAACAAACGGAATCGAGGTAACAGCATACATTCCTGGTATCGGTCACAACTTGCAAGAACACAGCGTTGTTCTTATCCGTGGCGGACGTGTAAAAGACTTGCCGGGGGTACGTTACCATATCGTACGCGGTGCGCTTGACACGGCTGGTGTTAACAACCGTATGCAAGGTCGTTCAAAATACGGTACGAAAAAACCTAAAGCAGCCAAAAAATAA
- the rpsG gene encoding 30S ribosomal protein S7 — protein sequence MPRKGPVAKRDVLPDPIYNSKLVTRLINKMMIDGKRGKAQTILYSAFDIIRERTGKDPMEVFEQALKNIMPVLEVRARRVGGANYQVPVEVRPDRRTTLGLRWLVNYARLRGEKTMEERLANEILDAANNTGAAVKKREDTHKMAEANKAFAHYRW from the coding sequence ATGCCACGTAAAGGACCTGTAGCAAAAAGAGATGTATTGCCAGATCCGATTTACAACTCTAAGTTAGTTACTCGTCTAATCAATAAAATGATGATTGACGGTAAAAGAGGTAAAGCACAAACAATTCTTTACTCAGCATTTGATATTATCCGCGAACGTACTGGTAAAGATCCAATGGAAGTGTTTGAACAAGCACTTAAAAACATCATGCCAGTATTAGAAGTAAGAGCACGCCGTGTAGGTGGTGCCAACTACCAAGTTCCAGTTGAGGTGCGTCCTGACCGCCGTACAACTCTTGGGCTTCGCTGGTTAGTAAACTACGCTCGTCTACGCGGAGAAAAAACAATGGAAGAGCGTTTAGCTAACGAAATTCTTGATGCAGCAAACAACACTGGCGCTGCTGTTAAAAAACGGGAAGATACACACAAAATGGCAGAAGCAAACAAAGCGTTTGCTCACTATCGTTGGTAA